A window from Macaca fascicularis isolate 582-1 chromosome 20, T2T-MFA8v1.1 encodes these proteins:
- the C20H16orf82 gene encoding protein TNT, with amino-acid sequence MALVPGQHCSPSHTRLHLTSPITMGTEPATQNTQFSKGSLIYGGTSPQRGHSQHSEASQGPLSLDKPLQLPPIFLKGEKGESSVRHEEEGEPSLQSPGLELQSPEWPHHAGAAQDPLKVASSNLSDTQSSESHVSSVQHPRPEECSHTSLSSGYAGDKEDSGTSLAGSHRRVRLNRRLNTQAASNQTSQLGSTDPLRSLKSQLTGPAHSTKQTGGEE; translated from the coding sequence ATGGCACTGGTGCCAGGACAGCATTGTTCTCCCTCCCACACCCGCCTTCACCTCACAAGCCCCATCACCATGGGAACTGAGCCAGCCACTCAGAACACACAGTTTTCAAAGGGCAGCCTTATATACGGAGGCACCTCTCCCCAGAGAGGTCACAGCCAACATTCAGAGGCCTCCCAGGGCCCCCTCTCCCTGGATAAACCACTTCAGCTGCCCCCCATTTttctcaaaggagaaaaaggggAATCGTCTGTCCGgcatgaggaggaaggagagccaAGCCTACAGTCACCCGGCTTAGAGCTCCAGTCCCCTGAGTGGCCACACCATGCAGGAGCGGCTCAGGATCCCCTGAAAGTGGCCAGCAGCAACCTCAGTGACACCCAGAGCAGCGAGAGTCATGTGTCCAGTGTGCAGCATCCCAGGCCGGAGGAGTGCAGCCATACCAGCCTGAGCAGCGGGTACGCGGGGGACAAGGAGGACAGCGGCACCAGCTTAGCGGGCAGCCACCGGAGAGTGCGGCTGAACAGAAGGCTCAACACCCAGGCGGCCAGCAACCAAACCAGCCAGCTGGGCTCCACAGACCCTCTCAGGTCCCTAAAGAGCCAGCTGACTGGCCCCGCCCACAGCACCAAGCAGACTGGAGGGGAAGAGTGA